One window of Botrimarina mediterranea genomic DNA carries:
- a CDS encoding GntR family transcriptional regulator encodes MFVQVNASNGVPVYDQIARQVAFAVADGVLTTGDLVPSVRELAKEIAVNPNTVARAYRELQTQGVVEPAPGIGLVVCAGARRACQSQRRSLLRERVRSMLRETLDAGLPPHEARDLVLGELDKIAPPQ; translated from the coding sequence GTGTTCGTCCAGGTCAACGCGTCGAACGGCGTCCCCGTCTACGACCAGATCGCCCGGCAGGTGGCGTTCGCGGTCGCCGACGGCGTGCTGACGACCGGGGACCTCGTGCCGAGCGTCCGCGAGCTCGCCAAAGAAATCGCCGTCAACCCGAACACCGTCGCCCGCGCGTACCGCGAGCTGCAGACGCAGGGCGTCGTCGAACCGGCGCCGGGCATCGGCTTGGTCGTCTGCGCCGGCGCGCGTCGCGCTTGCCAGTCGCAGCGACGGTCGTTGCTGCGTGAACGTGTCCGCAGCATGCTGCGTGAAACGCTCGACGCGGGCCTGCCGCCCCACGAGGCCCGTGACCTTGTCCTCGGTGAACTCGACAAGATCGCCCCTCCTCAATAA
- a CDS encoding ABC transporter ATP-binding protein produces the protein MNAAIQIEGVTKRFGRHTAVDDVSLNVPRSSVFALLGENGAGKTTLVRMLLGLETPDAGRLTVLGLSSRKEGDAIRQRIGYVPERPTLYEWMTAAEIGWFTAGFYADGFEQHYRNLLDFYRVPLKRKIKHMSKGMRAKVALALAMGHQPELLVLDEPTSGLDTLVRREFLESMVDIAAEGRTVLLCSHLIGEVERVADRVAILRAGQVLACERLDELKRTSVEATITMHGSSGVLPELPGEVLLSRRRGKQWQVLLRGVADHDSLSSLAESEAIVAVDTRTPSLEELFVAYLQSNGPSAPGESAERKPLPVS, from the coding sequence GTGAACGCCGCGATCCAGATCGAAGGGGTCACCAAACGTTTCGGCCGCCACACGGCCGTCGATGACGTGTCGCTCAACGTGCCGCGGAGCAGCGTCTTTGCACTCCTCGGTGAGAACGGCGCCGGCAAGACGACGCTCGTGCGGATGCTGTTGGGGCTCGAAACGCCCGACGCCGGCCGGCTGACGGTGCTCGGCTTGTCGAGCCGAAAGGAGGGCGACGCCATCCGCCAGCGCATCGGCTACGTCCCCGAACGGCCCACGCTGTACGAGTGGATGACGGCCGCCGAGATCGGCTGGTTCACCGCGGGCTTCTACGCCGACGGCTTCGAGCAGCATTACCGCAACCTGCTCGACTTCTACCGCGTGCCGCTGAAGCGGAAGATCAAGCACATGTCCAAAGGCATGCGCGCGAAGGTCGCGCTGGCCCTGGCGATGGGGCATCAGCCCGAGCTGCTGGTGCTCGACGAACCGACTTCGGGACTCGACACCTTAGTGCGGCGCGAGTTCCTCGAAAGCATGGTCGATATCGCCGCCGAGGGCCGCACCGTGCTGCTGTGCAGCCACCTCATTGGAGAGGTCGAGCGCGTCGCCGACCGCGTCGCGATCTTGCGCGCGGGACAAGTCTTGGCGTGCGAGCGGCTCGACGAACTCAAACGCACGTCGGTCGAAGCGACGATCACCATGCACGGCAGCAGCGGCGTCCTCCCCGAGCTGCCCGGAGAAGTGCTCCTCAGCCGCCGCCGCGGCAAGCAATGGCAGGTCCTCTTGCGCGGCGTCGCCGATCACGACTCGCTGTCGTCGCTCGCCGAAAGCGAGGCGATCGTCGCCGTCGACACCCGGACGCCGTCGCTGGAAGAGTTGTTCGTCGCGTACCTGCAATCGAACGGGCCATCCGCGCCGGGAGAGTCCGCCGAGCGCAAACCGCTACCCGTTAGCTGA